A region of the Longimicrobium sp. genome:
GTTGAAGCGCGCCTGCACGGTGTACACGCCGCGCGCCTGGTCCGCCGGACGGTAGAGGATCGCCGCGGGGCCCGTGATGGCGTGGAACCCGCCGCTCATCGGCATGAAGTGCAGCTTGGTCATGTCCGAGTTGGCTCGGTCCGGGCGCGCCTTCCACCCGTCAGGGAGCTGCCCGCCTTCACCGTGCGTGTGCCCCGCGGCGTGCGCGTGGCCCTGCTGCTGCGCGGGAGCGTGGTTGTGCTGCGCCAGCGCGGGTGTGGCGCAGGCGAGAAGTGCGACCGCGGACAGGATGTGGCGCATGGAGAAGCTCCGGTGCTGGGGTTCGGATCGACGTGCTACGACAAAGCTACGCCGCCGCGCCCGGTGTGCCAAGGCGCGGCGGCGTGAAGTCGGTCTGGCCGGGGCTCAGAGCGGGAGGTGGAAGAACAGGTAAAAGCCGTTCACCATCAGCACCGTGCCCGTCATCGCCATGGCGACGGCGAACCAGAGCACCTTGCGCGAGTTGGCCAGGATGGCGACCGATCCCATCACGATGGCGATCTGCAGGAGGACGCCCGAGTAGTCGAAGTTGGCGTCCTGCTCCGCGGCGCGCTCGCGAGCCTCTTCGTAGCTGCGGGCCTGCACCGAGAGCTGCTTCTTCCCCTCGCCGCGCATGGGGTCGTTGGGCGCGGCGGCATCGGGCTCGTCGTCGTAGCGCGCGATCGTCTGCTTGTACGCCGCGATCTTGGCCTCTGCCTTCGCGCGCGCCTCTGGGGAGAGGGACGGGCTCAGCGCCAGCATCGTCTCCAGGTCGTCCACGGCCAGGCGGTACGAGGTCTGGCGCACGTTCTTGGCCTGGTAGAAGCTCCAGGTGTCGCTCGCCTTGATGTTGTTGTGGATCATGTCCTCGCCCACGTTGCCTCCGCCCAGCGTCGCGATCGCCAGCAGCACGGCCATGATGGCGATGACCAGCGCCGTCACGTTGCGGAAGCGGTCGTCCGAGGCGTGCTCGGCGCGCTCCTCGCGCATCTCCTCGCGTATTTCGCTGATCAGCTCCGCGGCATCGGTGGCTTCCATCGCGTTCTCCTGGGGGGGCGTTCTGCGGATTGTGTTTCTTGCTACCCGGGAGAGTAGCACGGGAGCAAGATCGGAAGCTGCCGAGTGATGCGCAAGTCCCTCGAACAGCGGTTTCACACAGAGACGCGGAGGGTAAAAGCGAGGGCACAGAGGAACGGCGTTTCAGCGCACGGCGTTGTAGCGGCGGAGGATTTCGAGAGTGCGGTCCAGGGGGAGCGCCTCGACAGTGGTGCCGCGGGAGCGGACGGTGGTGGCGCGGAAGAGCGAGTTGAGGATGGCCTCCTCCGTGGCCTCGGCGGCGGCCTGGAAGATGGGGGAGAGTGCGTCGTTGGGGAGCTCGGCGGTGGCGGCGGGGGTGGTGCCTGCGCGGCGCCGCACCGTGGCGGCGGTGGAGAAGGCGATCACGTAGTCGCCGGATCCGTTGGTCATGCTGGCGCCCGTCCGCGCGAGGCCGCTGAGGGCCCGGCGGGCGATGCGGTCCAGGTTGCGCGCGTCCACCGGCGCATCCGTGGCCAGCACGATCATGATGCTGCCGTCCGCGCGGTCCTCGTGCACGGGCGGGATGGCGGCCAGCTCGCGCTGGAAGGCGAAGCGCCCCAGCTCGCGTCCCACCGGCGCACCGTTGATGGTCAGCACGCCGCCGAAGTTGCTCTGCACCAGCACGCCCACCGTGTAGCCGCCCAGCGACGCCGGCAGCCTGCGCGAGCTGGTGCCGATGCCGCCCTTCCACCCGAACGCCACCGTCCCCGCGCCCGCGCCTACGGAGCCCTCCTCCACCGGCCCCGCGGACGCGCTCTCCAGCGCGCGCACCACGTGCTCCGGCCGGATGGGACGCGCGCGGATGTCGTTGAGGGTGCCGTCGTTGGTCTCGCCCGCGACGGGGTTGATGGAGCGCACGTCCTCCATTCCGGGCTGCGCCAGGAGCCACCCCGCCATCGCGTCCGCCGCCCGCCACACGCACAGGGTGCAGGTGAGCAGGATGGGCGTCTCCAGTTCGCCCAGCTCCCGCACCTGCGTGAAGCCCAGCAGCTTGCCGAAGCCGTTCCCCACGTGGATCGCCGCCGGCACGCGCTCACGGAAGAGATTGCCCGCGTGCGGCAGGATGGCGGTGATGCCGGTGCGCACCGAATCGCCCTCGCTCACCGTCACCTGCCCCACGCGCACCCCCTCGACGTCGGTGATCGCGTTGGCGGGCCCGGTGGGGAGGATGCCGATCACCACCCCAGCTTCGCGGGCGCGCGGGCGCTGCGCGGATGACGGAGTGGCGCCCATCAGCGCCAGGAGCAGTACGAGGGCATGCGCGGAGCGGGTCACGGGCTCGGGAGGGATGCGGGGGCGGATGGGTGTGCCGCATCTTGCTCCGGGGGCGGCGTGGTGTCAAGGCGGGCCCTCACCCCCGCTCGTTCCTCGCTGCCCCCTCTCCCGATAACAGGAGAGGCTGCGCCTCTGTTATCGAGAGAGGGGGCGTGGGTCCGCGGCGTCAGATGCCATCGACTTCGAGCGCACCCAACCCTGTGCAGCGCGCTCCGCGGGAGCCCACTACGCGCTCGAGCTGCGCTCCAACATGCGCGGTCTATTGTGGACTGCGGGACCGTATGTATGTTCCACCGCCCGTGAGGTGACCCAATTGCCGATTTGCATGCAGGGTCAGCTCTATCCGCACACGGTGCGGAAGCGATCTTCCTCAACTGAATCTGGTGGTACAGCCAATCTGTACTGGTTTCGGGAGCCGAGCCCACCCCTCACGCCCCTATGTCCTCCGTACATCCCATTGAACTCGGACCCGAAGACCTCCGCGATTCCGGGTGGGACGCGGCCGTTGCTTCGGCAAGCGACCTAGAGTTTTACGAGATCGCGAAATCGTTGTACGCGGCCGCGGATGCCGCGCGTGCGCGCGGTGAGCCGCGCAAAGAAGCGGCTCTTAGGCTCCTGGCAGACATCTCGTCTTTTCAGCTAAGCGCCGATCAGCACCCGCACCCATTCCGACCCTGGATCGCCACCGGCGTCTCGCCTGAGACTGTCACGCGCGAACAAGTAGAAGCGTTGCGTGTCTTCGCTCCCGATGTTGGACACCCCTGGTTGCGGGCGCGGTTGGCGGACTTCGTGTGGGTGTATGGGCGTGGGTTTCCAATGGCTCGCCTCGCGGTGGGGGCGTATTTGGAACTCGCGGGTGATCTCGGCCGCAACACATCGCGCTCCTTCCCGCCTATGCGCGCTCTAGAGCGCGCGGTGGAGCTTGCAGCTAGGCTGGGCCCAAAGACCGAGCCGTTCCGAGACGTTGCCGCCCTCGTCCGCCGGATGATCGACGAGCTTGGTGTGACGGACACAGGGATGCTGTCACTTCGGCTGTCCACCCTTGCGCTCCGCTTCCGCTTGGACGATCCGGTGCGGCTCCACCGCATAGCAGTGGAGACTGCGGAGCGGTCAGAGGAACTGGCGGATTGGCACCGGGCCGAGCGTTACTGGCTCCTCGCGGAAGATCTCGCGGCGGGTGCCCAAGATGCGGAAGGGCGCCAAGAGGCGTTGCGCAGGGTGGCGGAGACCTACGTGCAACGCGCAGCCGAAATTGCGGACCGTCCACACATTGGGAGGATCACGGCCGCCTCCCACTTGCAGCGCGCGGTAGTAGCCCTCCGGCGCGCCGGGGGGATGCAGGAGCGGACGGCTGAGGTAATACGTCTCATGATGGAATATCAGCGTGATATCCCAGGCGCGTTGCTCCCCTACTCTTATGAGATGCCGTTGGGCGACCTTGTGGCGGACGCAGAGAAGGCGGTCTCGGGCAAGGATTTACCCGCTGCGCTCCTTGCGTTCGCATTTTATTCATCTATTCCAGCGTATGCAGACCTGAAGCGGCGGGCCGAGGAGGCGGCTGAAAAGTACTTCTTCAGGAAGTTCTTTCCCGCGGTGCAGCACAACCGTGAGGGGCGAGTGGTAGCGCGCCAGGGTTCAGTTGACTCCGCCGATCCTGGTGAGCGGGAGGCGGCCTTGCGAGTGGACATGGTTCAGCACGCCGCGATGATTCATCAGGCGATGGTCCGCGGGGCCATTATCCCCTCGTGCCGCGTGATCATCGACGAGCACCCGCTACGCGTAGATGACTTCTTCTGGATCGTCGCGAACAACCCGCTGATTCCCGCAGGACGCGAGTTGCTCTACGCAGAGGCGTTTTACGCGGGGTTCTCAGGGGATATGCCGAAGGCGATCCACATTCTAGTGCACCAGGTGGAGCACTCCATCCGCGAGTTGTTGCGACAAAACGGGGTAATGGTGACCGCCCTCAACGACGAGGGAATCCAGATGGAGCGGAACTTGAACACGCTGCTCGGCCAGGCTGAACTGGTGGATCTGCTCGGTCCCGATATGGTGTTCGCCCTCCGGAGCTTGCTCGTTGAGAAATTTGGTCCCAACCTGCGGAACGAGGTCGCGCACGGTTTGATGGACTACAGGGACTTCCTGTCGGACGCATGTCACTACTTCTGGTGGCTGTGCTTCCGGCTCGTGAGCATCCCTATGATTGAATCCATTGGTACACAGGAAACGACCTCAGACTGAGGAGCCCCATTCCGACGTTAGTCTGGGGCGAATCACGCCGAGAAGATGACAACGGAAGGCCACCTGCTCGGCATTGCGCAGCGCCCCTCTTGTCACGCAAGGGGCGCAACTCATCGCACCCGCGCACGGTTCGCTCCGCCGCCTCTCGCGCGCACGCCAACCTCGTAGGGGCCGCCCCACGTGGCTGCCCGCGCCCTCCCCCGCGACGCCCCACGCCCTCCGCACCGACGTATGCTAAACGCCCCTCCCCCAGTTTGTTATTGGGGGTGGGGCCGCGAGGTGACGAGCGGGGGTGGGGGCCCGCCCCCTCAGTCCGCCGCCGCCATCTCCGCGCCGACAACCGGGTACCCGTCGCCCTCGTAGCGGTACACGGGGCCGAGCGGCTCGCCCTCGCGCTGCATGGTGCCCTTGTAGCGCATGTGGTCCTCGTGCACGCCGAAGTTGGTGCGCTGCAGCTCAGCGATGCGCGACAGGTCGTCGGCGGTGAGGTCGGGGAGGTCGGCGGCCGCGGCGAACTCCTCCAGCTGCTCCACGTTGTAGATGTTGGGGAGCGTCGTCATCACGGCCGGCGAGGCGAGGAGCCACTTGAGC
Encoded here:
- a CDS encoding DUF4337 domain-containing protein; this translates as MEATDAAELISEIREEMREERAEHASDDRFRNVTALVIAIMAVLLAIATLGGGNVGEDMIHNNIKASDTWSFYQAKNVRQTSYRLAVDDLETMLALSPSLSPEARAKAEAKIAAYKQTIARYDDEPDAAAPNDPMRGEGKKQLSVQARSYEEARERAAEQDANFDYSGVLLQIAIVMGSVAILANSRKVLWFAVAMAMTGTVLMVNGFYLFFHLPL
- a CDS encoding P1 family peptidase, whose protein sequence is MTRSAHALVLLLALMGATPSSAQRPRAREAGVVIGILPTGPANAITDVEGVRVGQVTVSEGDSVRTGITAILPHAGNLFRERVPAAIHVGNGFGKLLGFTQVRELGELETPILLTCTLCVWRAADAMAGWLLAQPGMEDVRSINPVAGETNDGTLNDIRARPIRPEHVVRALESASAGPVEEGSVGAGAGTVAFGWKGGIGTSSRRLPASLGGYTVGVLVQSNFGGVLTINGAPVGRELGRFAFQRELAAIPPVHEDRADGSIMIVLATDAPVDARNLDRIARRALSGLARTGASMTNGSGDYVIAFSTAATVRRRAGTTPAATAELPNDALSPIFQAAAEATEEAILNSLFRATTVRSRGTTVEALPLDRTLEILRRYNAVR
- a CDS encoding DUF4209 domain-containing protein; the encoded protein is MIDELGVTDTGMLSLRLSTLALRFRLDDPVRLHRIAVETAERSEELADWHRAERYWLLAEDLAAGAQDAEGRQEALRRVAETYVQRAAEIADRPHIGRITAASHLQRAVVALRRAGGMQERTAEVIRLMMEYQRDIPGALLPYSYEMPLGDLVADAEKAVSGKDLPAALLAFAFYSSIPAYADLKRRAEEAAEKYFFRKFFPAVQHNREGRVVARQGSVDSADPGEREAALRVDMVQHAAMIHQAMVRGAIIPSCRVIIDEHPLRVDDFFWIVANNPLIPAGRELLYAEAFYAGFSGDMPKAIHILVHQVEHSIRELLRQNGVMVTALNDEGIQMERNLNTLLGQAELVDLLGPDMVFALRSLLVEKFGPNLRNEVAHGLMDYRDFLSDACHYFWWLCFRLVSIPMIESIGTQETTSD